The Microbacterium sp. KUDC0406 genome includes a window with the following:
- a CDS encoding helix-turn-helix transcriptional regulator — MPLISPSATMVGRDAELGLLERAFDRAGGGEPASVLVGGEAGIGKTRLLAEFAQRLDGRATLLTGWCLDFGSIPVPYGPLPAIVRAALEALDDPSAEAAGPGRAALRLLLPELGDGPIDRSAIAPEGLGEALADVFEAAARRHPLVVVVEDLHWADPATLSILSFLLRALARERVMFVLTCRTDEIGRGGAVRSFLVSAESARLLDRVGLERLDAVAVRSLAESLRGGVDDAAFARMLERSEGVPFFVEELSCNADGPIPDTLRDVLLARFDGLGDDAKKVVRLASASDGSVSHELVSTLAALPDERLDEALREAMVASILAVRDDDAYAFRHALLREAVHDDLLPGERGRLHRAYAEALEQRSPQACPRASQLAYHWHQAHDARRALTAAVEAMTQARTDYAFSSAARFGELALELWDQVPDAADLVGMPRVKLLAKLGSIMRNAGDSERALTVVDLALREADEENAETGVWVRLLRDKAMFLQNAGRTGAIEYSEKALALMDDGFDDQRLRALVLVMLAGRLMISARFDESERAGAEAIRIGESIGADSVVSIAANTIAVCHMERGDLAGAYAWFRRSWEHATDNDAKLKYRVNYSDALCLLGRHHEAIRVAEEGIAHARALGLERTSGSILTQNLVEPLLQLGQIDRVDELLANDLAIRTHRIFRVYTTASRIKALAWRGRIDEATSLRDEWRTRVDDAAEVETQVWYGRFMSALTIEMNAGRVDAAADLLDSLLDDPGRLPAHFARVLSESPWTVVGLRVQGKEARADVLAARLIAACDALPGELRHPQGDPVLRALLDPSPDSLRAALPRADDTDAPVLQAVLVRLELARAIVAERGDRAEAIEALAEASAIAARIGHVRLAREVADFTAASGLALAHARGDGAELTERERQVLDLIGEGHSNREIADQLFISIKTVSVHVSSILRKLGVSSRTEAAARLRAGAGV; from the coding sequence ATGCCCCTCATCTCCCCGTCCGCCACGATGGTGGGCCGCGATGCCGAGCTCGGGCTGCTCGAGCGGGCGTTCGACCGCGCGGGCGGCGGCGAGCCGGCATCCGTCCTCGTCGGGGGCGAGGCGGGCATCGGCAAGACACGGCTGCTGGCCGAATTCGCCCAGCGGCTCGACGGGCGCGCCACGCTGCTGACCGGGTGGTGCCTCGACTTCGGCTCCATCCCGGTGCCCTACGGCCCGCTCCCGGCGATCGTCCGGGCGGCGCTGGAGGCGCTCGACGACCCGTCCGCCGAGGCCGCCGGCCCCGGGCGTGCGGCGCTGCGGCTGCTGCTTCCCGAACTGGGCGACGGGCCGATCGATCGTTCCGCGATCGCGCCGGAGGGTCTGGGCGAGGCGCTCGCCGACGTGTTCGAGGCCGCCGCGCGGCGGCATCCGCTCGTCGTCGTCGTGGAGGACCTGCACTGGGCCGACCCCGCGACGCTGTCGATCCTGTCCTTCCTGCTGCGCGCGCTCGCGCGCGAGCGGGTCATGTTCGTGCTGACCTGCCGCACCGACGAGATCGGCCGGGGCGGCGCGGTCCGGTCGTTCCTCGTCTCCGCCGAGTCCGCCCGGCTGCTCGACCGCGTCGGTCTGGAGCGTCTCGACGCCGTCGCGGTGCGCTCGCTGGCCGAGTCTCTGCGCGGGGGCGTCGACGACGCCGCGTTCGCACGCATGCTGGAGCGCTCCGAGGGCGTGCCGTTCTTCGTCGAAGAGCTCTCCTGCAACGCCGACGGTCCGATCCCCGACACGCTGCGCGACGTGCTGCTGGCGCGGTTCGACGGTCTCGGCGACGACGCGAAGAAGGTGGTGCGACTGGCATCGGCCTCCGACGGATCGGTGTCGCACGAGCTGGTGTCCACGCTCGCGGCACTGCCCGACGAGCGGCTCGACGAGGCGCTGCGCGAGGCGATGGTCGCATCGATCCTCGCGGTGCGCGATGACGACGCCTATGCCTTCCGGCACGCGCTGCTGCGCGAGGCCGTGCACGACGATCTGCTGCCGGGCGAGCGCGGCCGGCTGCACCGGGCCTATGCCGAGGCTCTCGAGCAGCGATCGCCGCAGGCGTGCCCGCGGGCGTCCCAGCTCGCGTACCACTGGCATCAGGCGCACGACGCGCGCCGGGCACTCACCGCCGCAGTGGAGGCCATGACGCAGGCGCGCACCGACTACGCGTTCTCGTCGGCAGCGCGGTTCGGAGAGCTCGCGCTGGAGCTGTGGGATCAGGTGCCGGATGCTGCTGACCTGGTCGGCATGCCACGGGTCAAGCTGCTGGCCAAGCTCGGTTCCATCATGCGGAACGCGGGCGACAGCGAACGTGCTCTGACCGTGGTGGATCTCGCCCTGCGGGAGGCCGACGAGGAGAACGCCGAGACCGGTGTGTGGGTGCGCCTGCTGCGCGACAAGGCGATGTTCCTGCAGAACGCCGGGCGCACGGGGGCGATCGAGTACTCCGAGAAGGCGCTCGCTCTGATGGACGACGGGTTCGACGACCAGCGGCTTCGCGCGCTGGTGCTCGTGATGCTCGCCGGGCGCCTGATGATCAGTGCGCGGTTCGACGAGTCCGAGAGGGCCGGCGCCGAGGCGATCCGGATCGGCGAGAGCATCGGCGCGGATTCGGTGGTCTCCATCGCGGCGAACACCATCGCGGTGTGCCATATGGAACGGGGCGACCTCGCCGGCGCGTACGCATGGTTCCGGCGCTCCTGGGAGCACGCGACCGACAACGACGCCAAGCTGAAGTACCGGGTCAACTACTCCGACGCGCTCTGCCTGCTGGGGCGTCATCACGAGGCGATCCGCGTCGCCGAGGAGGGCATCGCGCACGCGCGAGCGCTCGGACTCGAGCGCACCAGCGGGTCGATCCTCACCCAGAACCTGGTCGAGCCGCTCCTGCAGCTCGGGCAGATCGATCGCGTCGATGAACTGCTGGCGAACGACCTCGCGATCCGAACGCACCGCATCTTCCGGGTGTACACGACCGCGTCCCGCATCAAGGCGCTCGCCTGGCGCGGTCGCATCGATGAAGCCACCTCGCTGCGCGACGAGTGGCGCACACGTGTCGACGATGCCGCCGAGGTCGAGACCCAGGTCTGGTACGGCAGGTTCATGTCGGCGCTCACGATCGAGATGAACGCTGGACGGGTCGACGCCGCAGCCGACCTGCTCGACAGCCTGCTCGACGACCCCGGAAGGCTGCCCGCGCACTTCGCCCGCGTGCTCAGCGAGAGCCCGTGGACCGTGGTCGGGCTGCGCGTGCAGGGAAAGGAGGCGCGCGCCGACGTGCTCGCCGCCCGCCTCATCGCGGCCTGCGACGCGCTGCCCGGCGAGCTGCGGCATCCGCAGGGCGATCCGGTGCTGCGCGCCCTGCTCGACCCGTCACCCGATTCGCTGCGCGCGGCACTCCCGCGCGCCGACGACACGGATGCTCCGGTGCTGCAGGCCGTACTGGTGCGGCTGGAGCTCGCCCGGGCGATCGTCGCGGAGCGCGGTGACCGCGCCGAGGCGATCGAGGCGCTCGCCGAGGCGTCCGCCATCGCCGCGCGCATCGGACATGTGCGTCTCGCGCGCGAGGTGGCCGACTTCACGGCGGCATCCGGGCTCGCGCTCGCGCACGCCCGCGGCGACGGCGCCGAACTGACCGAGCGCGAGCGGCAGGTGCTGGATCTGATCGGCGAGGGGCACAGCAACCGTGAGATCGCGGATCAGCTGTTCATCAGCATCAAGACCGTCAGCGTGCATGTCTCGTCCATCCTGCGCAAGCTCGGCGTCTCCTCGCGCACCGAGGCGGCGGCACGGCTGCGCGCCGGGGCCGGGGTCTAG
- a CDS encoding heavy-metal-associated domain-containing protein, producing the protein MTTTEFQVTGMTCGHCEMSVRKEVEQIAGVEGVAVSAQTGRLVVTSAGAVDAADVIAAVDEAGYAAVAA; encoded by the coding sequence ATGACCACGACCGAGTTCCAGGTGACCGGGATGACCTGCGGACACTGCGAGATGTCCGTGCGCAAGGAGGTCGAGCAGATCGCCGGCGTCGAGGGCGTCGCCGTCAGCGCGCAGACCGGCAGGCTCGTCGTCACCTCTGCGGGCGCGGTCGACGCCGCCGACGTGATCGCCGCGGTCGACGAGGCCGGCTACGCAGCCGTCGCCGCCTGA
- a CDS encoding FAD-binding protein, whose product MVSPEPAERHLTTSVLVIGTGGAGLRASIELAERGIQVLAVGKRRKHDAHTTLAAGGINAALGTMDPEDSWQQHAADTLRESYFLADPEVVEVVARNAARGIEDLDRWGMPFAREADGRISQRFFGAHTYRRTAYAGDYTGLEIQRTLVRRAAELAVPIIDTVYITRILTADGTVFGAYGFDIVDGTPIVIHADAVILAAGGHTRIWRYTSSRRDENTGDSFRLAALAGARIRDAELVQFHPSGLLEPDDAAGTLVSEAARGEGGILTNAQGERFMQRYDPERMELSTRDRVALANYTEIAEGRGTEKGGVWLDVSHLPREQILEKLPRLYRAMIDLQMLDITEQPMEIAPTAHYSMGGVWVRAEDHGTGVEGLYAIGEASSGLHGANRLGGNSLIELMVYGRITGETAAQYVRGRTEAHRDPQAVAEARAELEGFLHSTGTETPRRLQRAVRDLMTEHAGVIRTEESLREGLEKLAELERRAKNVTAHPDIAGFDDLAHAFDLLGSLLAARATLESAIERRETRGCHNRADFPQTDPALRGNMIWTPDGGVEFEPLPDAPESFRALAEEAASDAVEGKLVE is encoded by the coding sequence ATGGTCTCCCCCGAACCCGCTGAACGTCACCTCACCACATCCGTCCTCGTCATCGGCACCGGCGGTGCCGGCCTCCGCGCCTCGATCGAGCTCGCCGAGCGCGGCATCCAGGTGCTCGCCGTCGGCAAGCGCCGCAAGCACGACGCGCACACCACCCTCGCGGCCGGCGGCATCAACGCGGCCCTCGGCACCATGGATCCCGAGGACTCCTGGCAGCAGCATGCCGCCGACACGCTGCGCGAGTCGTACTTCCTCGCCGACCCCGAGGTCGTCGAGGTCGTCGCACGGAACGCGGCCCGCGGCATCGAGGACCTCGACCGCTGGGGGATGCCCTTCGCGCGCGAGGCCGACGGCCGCATCAGCCAGCGCTTCTTCGGCGCGCACACCTACCGCCGCACCGCCTACGCCGGCGACTACACCGGCCTCGAGATCCAGCGCACGCTCGTGCGCAGGGCCGCCGAGCTCGCGGTGCCGATCATCGACACGGTCTACATCACCCGCATCCTCACCGCCGACGGCACGGTGTTCGGCGCCTACGGCTTCGACATCGTGGACGGCACGCCGATCGTCATCCACGCCGACGCGGTCATCCTCGCCGCCGGCGGGCACACCCGCATCTGGCGCTACACCTCCTCTCGTCGTGACGAGAACACCGGCGACTCGTTCCGCCTCGCCGCGCTGGCCGGCGCGCGCATCCGCGACGCCGAGCTCGTGCAGTTCCACCCCTCCGGACTGCTCGAGCCGGATGACGCCGCGGGCACGCTGGTGTCCGAGGCGGCGCGCGGTGAGGGCGGCATCCTCACCAACGCGCAGGGCGAGCGCTTCATGCAGCGCTACGACCCCGAGCGCATGGAGCTGTCCACCCGCGACCGGGTGGCGCTGGCCAACTACACCGAGATCGCCGAGGGGCGCGGCACCGAGAAGGGCGGCGTGTGGCTGGACGTCTCGCACCTGCCGCGCGAGCAGATCCTCGAGAAGCTGCCGAGGCTGTACCGGGCGATGATCGACCTGCAGATGCTCGACATCACCGAGCAGCCGATGGAGATCGCGCCGACGGCGCACTACTCGATGGGCGGCGTGTGGGTGCGGGCCGAGGATCACGGCACCGGCGTCGAGGGCCTGTATGCGATCGGCGAGGCCTCCAGCGGCCTGCACGGCGCCAATCGGCTGGGCGGCAACTCGCTGATCGAGCTGATGGTCTACGGGAGGATCACCGGCGAGACCGCAGCCCAGTACGTGCGCGGTCGCACCGAAGCGCATCGCGATCCGCAGGCCGTCGCCGAGGCACGCGCCGAGCTGGAGGGCTTCCTGCACAGCACGGGCACCGAGACGCCCCGGCGGCTGCAGCGGGCCGTGCGCGACCTGATGACCGAGCACGCCGGCGTGATCCGCACCGAGGAGTCGCTGCGCGAGGGGCTGGAGAAGCTCGCCGAACTGGAGCGGCGCGCGAAGAACGTCACCGCGCATCCCGACATCGCCGGCTTCGACGACCTCGCCCACGCCTTCGACCTGCTCGGGTCGCTGCTCGCCGCACGTGCCACCCTCGAGTCCGCGATCGAACGCCGCGAGACACGCGGATGCCACAACCGCGCCGACTTCCCGCAGACCGACCCGGCGCTGCGCGGCAACATGATCTGGACGCCGGACGGCGGCGTCGAGTTCGAGCCGCTGCCCGATGCACCCGAGTCGTTCCGAGCGCTGGCCGAGGAAGCGGCATCCGACGCGGTCGAGGGCAAGCTCGTGGAGTGA
- a CDS encoding LysR family transcriptional regulator yields the protein MRLEELRSFEAVARLGHFTRAADELFLTQPSLSRQIQALESDLGTILFQRDRTGVAITTAGEALLPIARRMLADAEAARHEMDELAGLRRGRIRLGAPPTLCVSVVAEVVAVFRRAHPGIDLHITEAGSRALVDALSEGALDLALTITRPSVRDDPSVELVPLFTEELVVVSAADTALAPPEGVPSRLTITELARLPQVAFNRSYDLRVATDVAFEAAGLTPVIAVEGAEMDAVLRFVARGIGVAVVPATVLLGRPELRGSQLHDPSLTRTANLSRRTTVRSSVAVAAIESTIFDVVAGLAHESSGLGGRITPVG from the coding sequence ATGAGACTCGAGGAGCTGCGCTCGTTCGAGGCCGTCGCGAGACTGGGCCACTTCACTCGTGCCGCCGATGAGCTGTTTCTGACCCAGCCGTCCCTGTCACGGCAGATCCAGGCCCTGGAATCCGATCTCGGCACGATCCTGTTCCAGCGCGACCGCACGGGCGTCGCGATCACCACCGCCGGCGAGGCGCTGCTGCCGATCGCCCGACGGATGCTGGCGGATGCCGAGGCGGCGCGCCACGAGATGGACGAGCTGGCGGGACTGCGGCGCGGCCGCATCCGCCTCGGCGCACCGCCGACGCTGTGCGTCTCGGTGGTGGCCGAGGTGGTCGCGGTGTTCCGCCGCGCGCACCCGGGCATCGACCTGCACATCACCGAGGCGGGATCGCGCGCCCTCGTCGACGCACTCAGCGAGGGCGCCCTCGACCTCGCCCTCACGATCACGCGGCCGAGCGTGCGCGATGACCCGTCTGTCGAGCTGGTGCCTCTGTTCACGGAGGAGCTGGTCGTGGTCTCCGCCGCCGACACCGCGCTCGCTCCGCCCGAGGGCGTGCCGTCGCGCCTCACGATCACGGAACTCGCCCGGCTGCCGCAGGTGGCCTTCAACCGCAGTTACGATCTGCGAGTCGCCACCGACGTCGCCTTCGAGGCGGCCGGTCTCACCCCGGTGATCGCCGTGGAGGGCGCCGAGATGGATGCGGTGCTGCGGTTCGTGGCCCGCGGGATCGGCGTCGCCGTGGTCCCGGCGACCGTGCTGCTGGGCCGGCCCGAGCTGCGGGGCTCGCAGCTGCATGACCCGTCGCTCACCCGAACCGCGAATCTCTCCCGTCGCACGACGGTGCGCTCGAGCGTCGCCGTCGCGGCGATCGAGTCGACGATCTTCGACGTGGTGGCCGGGCTGGCGCACGAGAGCAGCGGCCTGGGCGGCCGGATCACGCCGGTGGGCTGA
- the putP gene encoding sodium/proline symporter PutP yields the protein MSDSIFTYVALGVYFAGMLLIGWFAYKRTDDHEDYMLGGRNLPPWVAAISAGAADMSGWLVMGLPGVIYLNGLIEAWIAIGLTIGAYLNWLLVAPRLRAYTEVSRNSITVPSFFENRLRDRTRMLRLLSGVVILVFFTLYISSGMVAAGKFFEGSFNGDYLWGMLLVGGITLLYTLFGGFLGASLTDVVQGLMMVIALIVVPVAAVIAIGGLDETATLIDSERDPGFLSLMGTETVTGGTVLAIVSALAWGLGYFGQPHIVVRFMALRSPQEAKSARRIGISWMVVSMVGAVISGIVGVAYMASRGITLDDPETVVLVMSRTLLHPFVAGLVLAAVLAAIMSTVSSQLVVCSSALVEDLYKVFKKTPPAQKRLVLMGRMAVLVVAIIAILLAITPNDTVLGLVSFAWAGFGAAFGPIILLSLFWRRLTNWGALAGMFVGAATVFIWKALNTGLYELLPAFVLAFVAAVVVSLFTYKHNEEIQKEFTQTGTMLTVPRPHAVGDTP from the coding sequence ATGTCCGATTCGATCTTCACCTACGTGGCGCTCGGCGTGTACTTCGCCGGGATGCTCCTGATCGGTTGGTTCGCATACAAGCGCACCGACGATCACGAGGACTACATGCTCGGCGGGCGCAACCTGCCCCCGTGGGTGGCGGCGATCAGTGCCGGCGCCGCAGACATGTCCGGATGGCTCGTGATGGGTCTGCCCGGCGTCATCTATCTCAACGGCCTGATCGAGGCGTGGATCGCGATCGGACTGACCATCGGCGCCTATCTCAACTGGCTGCTGGTCGCGCCGAGACTGCGCGCGTACACCGAGGTGTCGCGCAACTCGATCACGGTGCCGAGCTTCTTCGAGAACCGGCTGCGCGACAGGACCCGGATGCTTCGCCTGCTCTCCGGCGTCGTCATCCTGGTGTTCTTCACGCTGTACATCTCGTCGGGCATGGTCGCGGCCGGCAAGTTCTTCGAGGGGTCGTTCAACGGCGACTACCTCTGGGGGATGCTGCTGGTCGGCGGCATCACGCTGCTGTACACCCTGTTCGGCGGCTTCCTCGGAGCATCCCTCACCGACGTGGTGCAGGGACTGATGATGGTGATCGCGCTGATCGTCGTGCCGGTCGCTGCGGTGATCGCGATCGGCGGTCTCGACGAGACGGCGACCCTCATCGACTCCGAACGCGATCCGGGCTTCCTGTCGCTGATGGGCACCGAGACCGTCACCGGCGGCACGGTGCTGGCGATCGTGTCGGCGCTCGCCTGGGGTCTCGGCTACTTCGGCCAGCCGCACATCGTGGTGCGCTTCATGGCGCTGCGCTCGCCGCAGGAGGCGAAGAGCGCGCGCCGCATCGGGATCTCGTGGATGGTCGTGTCGATGGTGGGGGCGGTGATCTCGGGCATCGTCGGCGTCGCCTACATGGCCAGCAGGGGGATCACGCTCGATGATCCCGAGACCGTGGTGCTGGTGATGTCGCGCACCCTGCTGCATCCGTTCGTGGCGGGTCTGGTGCTGGCGGCGGTGCTCGCGGCGATCATGAGCACGGTGTCCAGCCAGCTCGTGGTGTGCTCGTCGGCGCTGGTCGAGGACCTGTACAAGGTGTTCAAGAAGACGCCGCCCGCGCAGAAGCGGCTCGTGCTGATGGGGCGGATGGCCGTGCTGGTGGTCGCGATCATCGCGATCCTGCTGGCGATCACCCCGAACGACACGGTGCTCGGGCTGGTCTCGTTCGCCTGGGCCGGATTCGGGGCCGCGTTCGGGCCGATCATCCTGCTGAGCCTGTTCTGGCGACGCCTCACCAACTGGGGTGCGCTGGCCGGCATGTTCGTGGGTGCGGCGACGGTGTTCATCTGGAAGGCGCTGAACACCGGACTGTACGAGCTGCTGCCCGCGTTCGTGCTCGCGTTCGTCGCCGCCGTCGTGGTGAGCCTGTTCACGTACAAGCACAACGAGGAGATCCAGAAGGAGTTCACCCAGACCGGGACGATGCTGACGGTGCCGCGTCCGCACGCGGTCGGCGACACTCCCTGA